The Osmerus eperlanus chromosome 7, fOsmEpe2.1, whole genome shotgun sequence genome includes a region encoding these proteins:
- the hapln2 gene encoding hyaluronan and proteoglycan link protein 2: MICATVILITASCVTWMSAVYIPNNHAHKKLKYLIEPPVYAEVISRRGGNITLPCILRVKPPHFKVKWTKLEPHRRGTENIVLMTNGYAYKLYGLLGQRASLRKAHVMDASLQLSHLELEDDGKYRCELVNGIEDESVVITLRIEGVVFPYQSRNGRYKYTYHDAKEACAEQDGILATFKQLYRAWTEGLDWCNAGWLKDGTVHYPILHPRDTCGGELLPGIRSYGPKDRIRDHFDAFCFTSVTAGSVFFIEGPFTFEDAGQACQGEGADLALVGQMYSAWRFLKYDRCDGGWLQDGSVRFPISTPRERCGGLPDPGVRSFGFPNKILKLYGAYCYR; the protein is encoded by the exons ATGATCTGTGCCACTGTTATTCTAATAACTGCAAGCTGTGTTACCTGGATGTCAGCTGTATACATCCCAAACAATCATG CCCACAAGAAACTAAAATATCTTATTGAGCCACCTGTTTACGCTGAAGTAATTTCTCGTCGAGGGGGAAACATCACTTTGCCATGCATCCTCAGGGTCAAACCGCCACATTTCAAAGTTAAATGGACCAAACTTGAGCCTCATCGCCGTGGAACCGAGAACATCGTCTTGATGACAAACGGTTATGCGTACAAGCTTTACGGCCTGTTAGGCCAGCGAGCCTCTCTTCGTAAGGCACATGTTATGGATGCCTCACTGCAGCTCAGCCACCTGGAACTGGAGGACGACGGGAAGTACCGCTGTGAGCTGGTCAATGGTATCGAGGACGAGAGTGTCGTCATTACACTGAGAATCGAAG GAGTGGTGTTTCCATACCAGAGTAGGAATGGTCGCTACAAATACACTTATCATGATGCCAAGGAGGCTTGTGCTGAACAGGATGGTATACTGGCTACATTCAAGCAGCTGTACAGAG CTTGGACAGAGGGTCTGGATTGGTGTAATGCAGGATGGCTCAAGGACGGAACAGTCCACTACCCAATTCTGCATCCACGAGACACTTGTGGAGGGGAACTACTGCCAGGTATTCGGAGCTACGGTCCCAAAGATAGGATCCGAGATCACTTTGACGCCTTCTGCTTCACATCTGTTACAGCTG GTTCAGTCTTTTTCATTGAAGGGCCGTTCACCTTTGAGGACGCAGGGCAGGCATGTCAGGGTGAAGGAGCAGACTTAGCTCTGGTCGGTCAGATGTACTCTGCCTGGCGTTTCCTGAAGTACGACCGCTGCGATGGAGGCTGGCTGCAGGACGGCAGTGTGCGCTTCCCTATCTCCACCCCTAGGGAGCGCTGCGGAGGCCTTCCAGACCCTGGGGTGCGAAGCTTTGGGTTCCCCAACAAGATACTGAAACTCTATGGAGCCTACTGCTATAGGTAG
- the bcan gene encoding brevican core protein — MLLSLLLCTICLLVRPSSSTPSHGSDDSRLLQVTIPIRPPISAILGGSLTLPCLVSLSHPPPSPSTVGRHAVLTLPRVKWSILSQGRETEILVARGDRVKVSEAYKDRAFLLNYASSPADLTLKLEGLRYNDTGFYRCEVQQGLEDADDVAYIKVKGVVFHYREAASRYAFTFEQARKACKEIGAHIASPEQLFAAYYSGYEQCDAGWLSDHSVRYPIQMPREGCFGDMDGWPGVRSYGLLEPDELYDVYCYVEDIEGKVFHGSSPHRFTLWEAKAHCRDHGAELATTGQLYAAWNDGLNHCSPGWLADGSVRYPIVIPRERCGGGEPGVRTVYRHSNQTGFPEPHTRHDVYCFQSYNHAHTDSPYEYLATEPEDIVTLADPLDEFSLVHMTEQEGSEAQGALTAIPVPEEQYTEEHKEKQGAVEGQTPTVAYDELPFPMEPQSPVTSSSIPQDSKATKDTWEPVHKASYPESHQSAPGENQDPIYPVPPHDSHEDSISNTEYSLLVDRHIVNVSQIALEASVSSSEYEVTSPESEFTTRQEDHSEDDHVEQWIHSGTSHKVSGDPEEALAGGVVESSVPATSSHAHPELFPIFSTNPSSPFENTTPEFPLNRENSVEQSSNSILSGEEHHMSSQTTVTISQVDIDPYDTHEVIPTSEYSYIPTQKPSGLSITNSSTPVDHEEQEAGGTSVESLPEAPNRSADLTLVTTDNIITVTSEPGSSEEDIHRDNYPVTLLTSPIRMTLSPPVVEVEASSTGEVITFIPKASVPSGFDTLEENLDKVEQEGVGESPQMLITKTPDIANTASGLEGSGLEGSGLEGSGQEGSGLEGSGLEGSGLEGSGLEGSGLEGSGQEGSGQEGSGQEGSGLEGSGLEGSGQEGSGLEGSGQEGSGEDAGSGSAEELSGSAESSGEPSGESSGVFDTEFPLTNETLNSVNDTDSSEIESGTDAPSAEIEITLLPNLSLTPSSETEPAPTIPQESRTDLEYSGEATDTEVDAPESSNLPPTEEPEEETPSPSPTTEDYDELTTMTATLYPEDFDEEEELTPTPAAPPSGRSSVGKFWRISDACVDNPCLNGGTCVDGGGSTKCLCLPSYGGDMCQTDLESCEPGWEKFMGFCYRHFDKQQGWEVAEQHCRMCGGHLVSIMTPEEQDYINDKYREYQWIGLNDRTIEGDFRWSDGNPLLYDNWYRGQPDSYFLSGEDCVVMVWHDEGRWSDVPCNYHLSYTCKKGTSSCGQPPEVPGAKLFGKRRLHYETNSKVRYYCGEEFLQRKNPVIKCLSNGQWEAPQITCTPNQSAENEQITTPPYQNEGVLVVDTATDKATPQFWDIKWNF, encoded by the exons ATGCTCCTATCTCTGCTGCTGTGCACCATCTGCCTCCTTGTCCGAccatcctcctctacccccagcCATGGCTCAG ATGACTCAAGACTCCTACAGGTGACCATCCCTATCAGACCCCCCATCTCCGCCATCTTGGGTGGctctctcacactgccttgTTTGGTGTCCCTGTCCCATCCACCCCCGTCCCCCTCAACGGTGGGTCGACACGCCGTGCTCACCTTGCCCCGGGTCAAGTGGAGCATCCTTTCACAAGGCCGAGAGACTGAGATCCTTGTGGCCCGCGGGGACAGGGTAAAGGTCAGTGAGGCCTACAAGGACCGGGCCTTCCTGTTAAATTACGCATCCTCCCCTGCCGACTTAACCCTGAAGCTGGAAGGTCTGCGGTACAATGACACAGGCTTCTATCGGTGTGAGGTGCAGCAAGGCCTGGAGGATGCAGATGATGTGGCTTACATCAAGGTCAAAG GGGTGGTGTTCCACTATCGAGAGGCTGCTAGTCGGTACGCCTTCACCTTTGAGCAGGCCAGGAAAGCCTGCAAGGAGATCGGTGCTCACATCGCCTCTCCAGAACAGCTCTTTGCAGCGTATTACAGTGGCTACGAGCAGTGTGATGCAGGCTGGCTTTCCGACCACTCAGTAAG GTATCCTATCCAAATGCCAAGGGAGGGATGTTTCGGTGATATGGATGGATGGCCTGGAGTCAGGAGCTATGGACTTCTGGAGCCTGATGAGCTCTATGATGTGTATTGTTATGTGGAGGATATCGAAG GGAAGGTGTTCCatggctcctctcctcaccgATTCACCTTATGGGAAGCAAAGGCTCATTGCAGGGATCATGGGGCTGAGTTGGCAACCACAGGTCAGTTGTATGCAGCCTGGAATGATGGCCTGAACCACTGCAGCCCCGGTTGGTTGGCAGACGGAAGCGTGCGCTACCCTATCGTAATTCCCAGAGAGCGCTGCGGTGGGGGCGAGCCTGGAGTCAGGACTGTCTATCGTCATAGCAACCAGACGGGCTTCCCTGAGCCACACACTCGCCACGATGTCTACTGCTTCCAAA GCTacaaccacgcacacacagactcccccTATGAATACCTGGCCACCGAGCCCGAGGACATTGTGACCCTGGCCGACCCTCTGGACGAGTTCAGCCTGGTCCACATGACAGAACAAGAGGGTAGTGAAGCTCAAGGTGCACTGACAGCCATCCCTGTCCCAGAGGAGCAATACACTGAAGAGCACAAGGAGAAacagggggctgtggagggtcAAACCCCGACTGTGGCCTATGACGAGCTCCCCTTTCCCATGGAACCCCAGAGCCCAGTCACCTCTTCATCCATACCGCAAGATTCCAAGGCCACAAAAGACACGTGGGAGCCCGTGCACAAGGCCAGTTACCCAGAGTCTCATCAGTCTGCTCCAGGGGAAAACCAAGACCCAATCTACCCGGTTCCACCTCACGATTCTCACGAAGACAGCATCAGTAACACAGAGTATTCTTTGTTAGTTGACAGGCACATCGTAAATGTGTCACAAATTGCTTTGGAGGCATCTGTATCCAGCTCCGAGTACGAGGTAACAAGTCCAGAGAGTGAGTTCACCACACGTCAAGAAGACCATTCTGAGGATGATCACGTGGAGCAGTGGATCCACTCAGGCACCTCTCACAAAGTTTCAGGAGATCCTGAGGAAGCCCTTGCCGGGGGTGTTGTAGAGTCATCTGTACCTGCCACTTCGTCTCATGCGCATCCAGAGCTCTTCCCTATCTTCTCCACCAACCCATCCTCACCTTTTGAAAACACTACGCCTGAATTTCCCCTAAACAGAGAGAATTCTGTGGAGCAGAGTTCCAATTCAATTCTTTCTGGCGAAGAGCATCACATGTCCTCTCAGACGACGGTTACCATAAGCCAAGTGGACATTGACCCCTATGACACCCATGAAGTGATACCTACCTCTGAGTACA GTTATATTCCCACACAGAAACCGTCTGGCTTATCAATAACAAATTCCTCCACCCCAGTAGACCATGAGGAGCAAGAGGCCGGTGGAACCTCTGTGGAGTCATTACCAGAAGCTCCCAATCGCTCGGCAGACCTGACTTTGGTCACAACAGACAATATCATCACAGTCACTAGTGAGCCAGGTTCCAGTGAAGAAGACATCCACAGAGATAACTACCCTGTGACTCTTTTGACCTCACCTATACGCATgactctgtctcctcctgttgtggaggtggaggccagCTCTACAGGAGAGGTGATCACTTTCATTCCCAAAGCCAGTGTCCCCTCTGGGTTTGACACCTTGGAAGAAAATCTGGACAaggtggagcaggagggagtGGGTGAAAGCCCACAAATGCTCATTACTAAAACTCCAGACATTGCAAACACAGCCTCGGGCCTGGAGGGCAGTGGCCTGGAGGGCAGTGGCCTGGAGGGCAGTGGCCAGGAGGGCAGTGGCCTGGAGGGCAGTGGCCTGGAGGGCAGTGGCCTCGAGGGCAGTGGCCTGGAGGGCAGTGGCCTGGAGGGCAGTGGCCAGGAAGGCAGTGGCCAGGAGGGCAGTGGTCAGGAGGGCAGTGGCCTGGAGGGCAGTGGCCTGGAGGGCAGTGGCCAGGAGGGCAGTGGCCTGGAGGGCAGTGGCCAGGAGGGCAGTGGAGAGGATGCTGGGTCGGGATCGGCAGAAGAGCTTTCTGGATCTGCCGAATCATCAGGAGAACCCTCTGGAGAAAGCTCAGGGGTCTTTGACACAGAATTCCCCTTGACAAATGAAACTCTCAACTCCGTCAATGACACCGATAGTAGCGAAATTGAGTCCGGAACAGATGCCCCCTCCGCAGAGATAGAAATCACATTGCTCCCTAACCTGTCACTAACCCCCAGCTCGGAGACAGAACCAGCCCCCACCATCCCCCAGGAGTCTCGGACGGACCTGGAGTACAGTGGGGAGGCAACTGACACTGAAGTCGATGCTCCCGAGTCCTCTAACCTGCCACCCACTGAGGAACCAGAGGAGGAGACTCCCAGCCCCTCTCCGACCACAGAGGATTATGATGAACTCACAACAATGACAGCCACGCTGTACCCTGAGGACtttgacgaggaggaggagttgaCTCCAACCCCTGCAGCACCACCTTCTGGCAGATCATCTGTTGGAAAATTTTGGAGGATTTCAG ATGCCTGTGTGGATAACCCCTGTCTGAATGGGGGCACCTGTGTTGATGGTGGAGGATCAACAAAATGTCTTTGCCTACCCTCATATGGTGGAGATATGTGCCAGACAG ATTTGGAGTCGTGTGAACCTGGATGGGAGAAGTTCATGGGATTCTGTTATCGTCACTTTGACAAGCAGCAAGGCTGGGAGGTAGCCGAGCAGCACTGTCGAATGTGTGGAGGTCACCTAGTGTCCATCATGACCCCTGAGGAGCAGGACTACATCAATG ACAAGTATAGAGAGTACCAGTGGATTGGACTGAACGATAGGACCATCGAAGGAGACTTCCGTTGGTCTGATGGGAACCCTCTT CTGTATGATAACTGGTACCGGGGCCAGCCTGACAGCTACTTCCTGTCGGGGGAGGactgtgtggtgatggtgtggcaTGACGAAGGGCGCTGGAGTGACGTGCCCTGTAACTACCACCTTTCTTACACCTGCAAAAAGGGTACAT CTTCCTGTGGCCAACCTCCTGAAGTCCCCGGTGCTAAGTTATTTGGTAAGAGGCGTCTGCATTACGAAACTAACTCCAAAGTGCGCTACTACTGTGGTGAAGAATTCCTCCAGAGGAAGAATCCTGTCATCAAATGTCTGTCAAATGGGCAGTGGGAGGCACCTCAAATAACCTGTACACCAA ACCAGTCAGCAGAAAACGAGCAGATAACTACACCGCCATACCAGAATGAGGGGGTGTTGGTTGTGGACACAGCCACAGACAAAGCCACTCCACAGTTTTGGGACATTAAGTGGAACTTTTAA
- the isg20l2 gene encoding interferon-stimulated 20 kDa exonuclease-like 2 — protein MSDIKVNINFESNGGSRASAGKNKNLKRKQYMKRKDYFQNKQNQHLYEKGHNHLGKQPCHNGAKSTHKSLPSAKHNNSSTHRTSAVPAVNPTPKPAASTSSSAPLTITVKNTTKQEQSSKSVVFTKTITPGLSPSASTSHTHSAHVSVGSAPFGNPLKYVAMDCEMVGTGPKGRNSELARCSLVSYDGDVMYDKYIKPGNPVTDFRTRWSGITWSHMAKAITFKEAKKEILKILAGKVVIGHAIHNDFKALSYGHPARMTRDTSRIPLLNKKAGFPEKGCASLKRLTKALFNRDIQTGRRGHSSVEDAKATMELYKVVEVEWERILASKQ, from the exons ATGTCGGATATAAAAGTAAACATAAACTTTGAAAGCAATGGTGGGAGCAGGGCATCAGCAGGGAAAAACAAAAACCTCAAAAGAAAGCAATACATGAAGCGAAAGGATTACTTTCAGAACAAGCAGAACCAGCACCTTTATGAGAAGGGGCATAACCATCTGGGAAAGCAACCTTGTCACAATGGGGCTAAGTCTACACACAAATCTCTACCCAGtgccaaacacaacaacagttcGACTCACAGGACCAGTGCGGTTCCCGCTGTCAATCCTACCCCGAAACCTGCCGCGTCCACAAGTAGCTCAGCACCTTTGACCATCACTGTGAAGAACACTACCAAACAAGAGCAATCAAGCAAATCGGTTGTCTTCACTAAAACCATCACCCCAGGGCTCTCGCCTTCAGCATCGACGAGCCATACGCACTCTGCCCATGTCTCTGTTGGGTCAGCACCGTTCGGAAACCCCCTGAAGTACGTTGCCATGGACTGTGAGATGGTGGGCACGGGACCTAAGGGTCGCAACAGTGAGCTGGCACGCTGCAGTCTTGTCTCCTACGATGGAGACGTGATGTATGACAAGTACATCAAGCCCGGCAATCCGGTCACTGACTTTCGCACCCGGTGGAGTGGCATCACCTGGTCACACATGGCTAAAGCCATAACCTTCAAAGAAGCCAAGAAGGAG ATACTGAAGATCCTTGCAGGTAAGGTGGTGATAGGACATGCCATCCACAATGATTTTAAGGCGCTGAGTTATGGTCATCCAGCCCGCATGACGAGGGACACTTCCCGCATCCCCCTTCTCAACAAGAAGGCTGGTTTTCCAGAGAAAGGGTGTGCCTCTCTGAAAAGACTTACCAAGGCATTGTTCAACCGGGACATTCAG ACTGGGAGAAGAGGTCATTCTTCTGTGGAGGATGCCAAAGCCACGATGGAGCTGTACAAAGTTGTGGAGGTGGAGTGGGAGAGGATCTTAGCGTCCAAACAATAG
- the mettl25b gene encoding protein RRNAD1: MSSPTLSTIQTRELSRNLITFLSLYKHISDSYIIEFFSEELWETLPTNWQKALCDLSPPQISDLLLDRSNVHRSYPSVWPLSLMAFRATAHTLAFPRMPRSKTTKVGSLKPEEFQENQCQSSLLGHIFRKHVKPKKQHEIRRLGTLVKQICDVTGCMRVVDVGSGQGHLSRFLSFGLGISVTGIEADATLVAMASKFDGQLLCTLEKEKKKNGSLQHYVPGPSPRHVTGWVNPKESWEVFIKQLGFGDCIAEDHIAAALKKSQWESMFVPEQKHLHGDQPVSAAYSDSDQTALSLEENDDMMLNTSYAIHNTMSKNAQESECQSMSSSSPKRFCKMEAGKELCADSYPYAHPMYEEVLPAAAVVCPGENEPGHPDFVLTGLHSCGDLSATLLRHFANCPHVRGITSVACCYMKITTKEKPTPPGLISPPLSSTLTNEVTHCEFGYPMSSWLQGLPGHQLSYKSREGACHAMEDYMQRLREESSLLKTHCYRAVLESVIRGTRPELRRAGIQTIKKSHQLPFHEYARLGLARVGLPADLPLDTVKVEAMLKQQGRVVVYFSLALLLAPVVETLVLLDRMIFLQEQGIESQLVPLFDPVFSPRNLVLVALKPKRDKGKTKDLPNPGHF; this comes from the exons ATGAGCTCACCGACACTTTCAACAATCCAGACAAGAGAGCTGTCGAGGAACCTCATTACTTTTCTATCGCTATACAAGCACATATCAGACTCCTATATAATC GAGTTCTTCAGTGAGGAGCTGTGGGAAACGTTGCCTACAAACTGGCAGAAGGCCCTCTGCGATTTATCACCACCACAAATATCAGACCTCTTACTTGACAGAAGTAATGTACATAGAAG CTATCCTTCAGTATGGCCTCTTTCGCTCATGGCGTTCCGGGCTACAGCGCACACCCTGGCGTTTCCTAGGATGCCCCGGTCGAAAACCACAAAAGTTGGCAGCTTGAAGCCAGAGGAATTTCAAGAGAACCAGTGTCAAAGCTCATTGTTGGGACACATATTTAGGAAACATGTGAAACCAAAGAAGCAGCATGAGATACGCAGACTGGGCACG TTGGTGAAGCAAATCTGTGACGTGACAGGATGCATGCGTGTTGTGGATGTTGGTTCTGGGCAG GGTCATCTGTCTCGTTTTCTGTCGTTTGGCCTTGGCATTTCTGTGACTGGGATTGAGGCTGATGCTACACTGGTTGCCATGGCTTCCAAATTTGATGGACAGCTACTGTGCACATtggaaaaagagaagaaaaag AACGGCTCTCTCCAGCATTATGTTCCTGGCCCCTCACCTCGCCATGTGACAGGCTGGGTTAACCCCAAGGAATCATGGGAGGTTTTCATCAAGCAGCTTGGATTTGGTGATTGTATTGCTGAGGATCACATAGCTGCAGCCTTGAAGAAAAGTCAATGGGAGTCCATGTTTGTTCCTGAACAGAAACATTTACATGGAGACCAACCTGTGTCGGCAGCCTATTCAGACTCAGACCAGACAGCATTGTCACTGGAGGAGAACGATGATATGATGTTAAATACTAGCTATGCAATCCACAATACCATGTCAAAAAATGCTCAGGAATCAGAATGCCAGTCAATGTCGTCATCTTCTCCAAAACGTTTTTGCAAGATGGAAGCCGGAAAGGAACTATGTGCAGATAGTTACCCATATGCCCACCCCATGTATGAAGAGGTATTACCTGCTGCAGCAGTTGTCTGCCCCGGGGAAAATGAGCCCGGACACCCAGACTTTGTCCTAACCGGTCTCCATTCCTGTGGAGATCTTAGTGCCACCCTTCTGCGACACTTTGCCAACTGCCCTCACGTACGTGGTATTACCTCAGTGGCATGCTGCTACATGAAAATCACCACCAAAGAGAAGCCCACCCCACCTGGACTCATatcccctcccctttcttctACACTTACCAATGAGGTCACACACTGTGAATTTGGATACCCAATGAGCTCTTGGCTGCAGGgattgccaggacaccaattgTCTTATAAGTCACGAGAGGGGGCATGTCATGCTATGGAGGACTACatgcagaggctgagggaggagagcagtttATTAAAGACACACTGTTACCGGGCAGTTTTAGAGTCAGTGATCCGGGGGACGAGGCCTGAGTTGCGCAGAGCGGGAATCCAGACCATTAAGAAGTCACACCAATTACCCTTCCATGA GTATGCCAGACTGGGGCTAGCTCGGGTGGGCCTGCCTGCCGACCTGCCCTTGGACACTGTTAAGGTGGAGGCCATGCTGAAGCAgcagggcagggtggtggtctACTTCAGCCTGGCGCTGCTGCTTGCACCGGTGGTGGAGACGCTGGTTCTGCTGGACAGGATGATATTCCTGCAGGAGCAAG gtATAGAAAGTCAACTGGTGCCACTGTTTGACCCTGTGTTCTCACCCCGAAACCTGGTACTGGTAGCACTGAAGCCCAAAAGGGACAAAGGAAAAACTAAAGACCTTCCTAACCCAGGACACTTTTAA
- the s100a1 gene encoding protein S100-A1: MGSKLESAMEGLITVFHSYSSKEGDKYKLSKAELKSLLQGELGDFLAASKDPLVVEKIMTDLDENRDGEVDFQEFVLLVAALTVACNEFFVESMKK; the protein is encoded by the exons ATGGGTTCCAAACTTGAGAGTGCAATGGAAGGCCTCATAACAGTGTTTCATTCCTACTCTTCAAAAGAGGGGGACAAATACAAGCTGAGCAAAGCAGAATTGAAGAGTCTGTTGCAAGGAGAACTCGGTGACTTTCTGGCA GCCAGTAAGGACCCATTGGTGGTGGAGAAGATAATGACAGACCTGGATGAGAACCGTGATGGTGAAGTTGACTTTCAAGAATTTGTTCTCTTGGTTGCTGCTCTAACTGTGGCCTGTAATGAATTCTTTGTGGAGAGCATGAAGAAATGA